From Zingiber officinale cultivar Zhangliang chromosome 5B, Zo_v1.1, whole genome shotgun sequence, the proteins below share one genomic window:
- the LOC121987693 gene encoding uncharacterized protein LOC121987693, giving the protein MAQQEGGWPLGLQPLNLRIDLVRNVDFSRSNSLSTLITTSSYSSSSELDSTESAGSLFRDRSITLGSLIGITGLLDLSSRSLRRRRPENSSRIKKKINCGDHKAAKHWFSSLLCAKLAQLGGEVASSAPSLGHLLEAERRAGDAHQTSRRTGIAIAYELEGLAPGRHFGSEPKSLSSDGRILPPSSNSFALLFPCMSDQVAE; this is encoded by the exons ATGGCTCAGCAG GAAGGAGGTTGGCCTCTTGGATTGCAGCCACTGAATCTTAGGATCGATTTAGTCAGAAACGTTGACTTCTCTAGATCTAATTCCCTGAGCACTCTCATCACTACCTCGTCCTACTCTTCCTCATCGGAATTGGACAGTACAGAG TCCGCAGGATCCTTATTCCGTGACCGTAGCATCACCCTTGGTAGCCTCATCGGTATCACTGGCCTCCTCGATCTGTCGAGCAGGTCGCTTCGCCGGCGGCGACCGGAGAACAGTTCGAGAATTAAGAAGAAGATCAACTGCGGCGACCACAAGGCAGCCAAGCATTGGTTCTCCTCCCTGCTGTGCGCCAAACTAGCTCAGCTGGGCGGCGAGGTGGCCAGCTCTGCTCCCTCCCTCGGCCACCTTCTAGAGGCCGAGAGGAGGGCAGGCGATGCTCATCAGACTTCACGGCGGACCGGCATCGCCATTGCCTATGAACTGGAAGGGCTGGCTCCTGGTAGACACTTTGGCTCGGAGCCAAAGTCCCTCTCCTCCGATGGCCGCATTCTTCCTCCTTCATCAAACAGCTTTGCCCTGCTGTTTCCATGCATGAGTGATCAGGTCGCTGAATGA
- the LOC121985210 gene encoding receptor-like cytoplasmic kinase 176: MGNCLAAPENGDATLCLGLNYSKNNRDVKKLSGSSSKVSAASGPLTPRCEGEILLSANVKSFTFNELRTATRNFKLDNVVGEGGFGSVFKGWIDEQTLAPSRPSSGVVIAVKKLNQESFQGHREWLAEVNFLGQLSHPHLVKLIGYCLEDEQRLLVYEFMPRGSLENHLFRRGSCVPPISWKLRMKIALGAAKGLAFLHSDMAKVIYRDFKASNVLLDSNYNAKLSDFGLAKDGPTGDKSHVSTRIMGTYGYAAPEYLATGHLTSKNDVYSFGVVLLELLSGRRAVDRNRPTGEHNLVEWARPYLTSKRRIFRVLDTRLGGQYSLAGAQNAATLAIQCLSMDARRRPTMDQVVTALECLQDPKDIPRNPQAERNLSPKFIYNDSHKSPRRRSDEIAHGKVARPMVAASPHYTK, encoded by the exons ATGGGGAATTGCTTGGCCGCTCCGGAAAACG GAGACGCAACTTTGTGCTTGGGGTTGAACTATAGCAAAAATAACAGAGATGTCAAGAAGCTAAGTGGTTCTAGCAGCAAGGTCTCTGCAGCGTCTGGACCTCTCACTCCCCGCTGTGAGGGGGAAATCTTGTTGTCAGCAAATGTAAAGAGCTTTACCTTCAATGAACTGAGAACAGCCActagaaattttaaactagaCAATGTAGTCGGGGAGGGAGGCTTCGGTTCGGTATTCAAGGGATGGATCGATGAGCAGACGTTGGCACCATCAAGACCTAGCAGTGGTGTGGTCATTGCCGTGAAGAAGCTCAATCAGGAAAGTTTTCAAGGTCACAGAGAATGGTTG GCAGAGGTGAATTTCCTTGGTCAATTGTCTCATCCTCATCTTGTAAAGCTTATTGGATATTGCTTAGAGGATGAGCAACGACTTCTTGTCTATGAATTTATGCCTCGAGGGAGCTTAGAGAACCATCTCTTCAGGA GGGGTTCGTGTGTTCCACCAATATCTTGGAAACTCCGTATGAAGATTGCTCTTGGAGCTGCAAAAGGGCTTGCGTTTTTGCATAGTGACATGGCAAAAGTGATATATCGTGATTTTAAAGCTTCTAATGTACTTCTAGATTCA AACTACAATGCAAAACTTTCTGATTTTGGATTGGCAAAAGACGGTCCAACAGGAGACAAAAGTCACGTGTCTACAAGGATCATGGGAACTTATGGATATGCTGCTCCTGAATATCTTGCAACAG GCCATTTGACTTCCAAAAACGATGTGTATAGCTTTGGAGTTGTTCTTCTAGAGCTGCTGTCTGGACGACGCGCTGTAGACAGGAACCGTCCAACAGGAGAGCACAATTTGGTGGAGTGGGCGAGGCCTtaccttacaagcaagagaaggatCTTCCGTGTCTTGGACACGCGCTTGGGAGGGCAGTACTCTCTTGCAGGAGCACAAAATGCCGCTACTCTTGCCATCCAGTGCTTATCCATGGATGCAAGGCGCAGGCCAACCATGGATCAAGTGGTAACTGCTCTGGAATGCCTTCAGGATCCTAAAGACATCCCACGAAACCCTCAGGCCGAACGTAACTTGAGTCCTAAGTTCATCTATAATGATTCACACAAGTCACCTCGCAGAAGATCAGATGAAATTGCCCATGGGAAAGTTGCTCGACCCATGGTTGCAGCTTCCCCTCATTATACTAAGTGA